One genomic region from Gossypium hirsutum isolate 1008001.06 chromosome D13, Gossypium_hirsutum_v2.1, whole genome shotgun sequence encodes:
- the LOC121225030 gene encoding probable alkaline/neutral invertase D, giving the protein MDGAKETGLRNVSSTCSISESDDYDLSRLLDKPRLNIERQRSFDERSLGELSIVLTRGAHDNYETTHSPGWRSGFNTPASSARNSFEPHPMVADAWEALRRSLVYFKGQPVGTIAAYDHASEEVLNYDQVFVRDFVPSALAFLMNGEPEIVKNFLVKTLHLQGWEKRIDRFKLGEGAMPASFKVLHDPVRKSDTIIADFGESAIGRVAPVDSGFWWIILLRAYTKSTGDLSLAETPECQKGMRLILTLCLSEGFDTFPTLLCADGCSMIDRRMGIYGYPIEIQALFFMALRCALSMLKHDAEGKECIERIVKRLHALSYHMRSYFWLDFQQLNDIYRYKTEEYSHTAVNKFNVIPDSIPDWVFDFMPTRGGYFIGNVSPARMDFRWFCLGNCIAILSSLATPEQSMAIMDLIEARWDELVGEMPLKISYPAIESHEWRIVTGCDPKNTRWSYHNGGSWPVLLWLLTAACIKTGRPQIARRAIDLAETRLLKDGWPEYYDGKLGRYVGKQARKYQTWSIAGYLVAKMMMEDPSHLGMISLEEDKQMKPLIKRSSSWTC; this is encoded by the exons atggATGGGGCTAAAGAGACGGGACTTAGAAATGTGAGCTCAACTTGCTCAATCTCGGAGTCAGATGATTATGATCTGTCACGCCTCCTTGATAAGCCAAGGCTTAACATCGAGAGACAAAGATCATTTGATGAGAGATCACTGGGTGAGCTCTCTATTGTTCTCACAAGAGGAGCTCATGACAACTATGAGACCACGCACTCTCCTGGTTGGAGGTCTGGTTTCAATACTCCGGCCTCATCGGCTAGAAACTCCTTTGAACCCCACCCCATGGTGGCTGATGCATGGGAAGCTCTCAGGAGGTCTTTGGTGTATTTCAAAGGCCAACCAGTTGGTACCATTGCCGCATATGACCATGCTTCCGAGGAAGTTTTGAACTATGATCAG GTTTTTGTTAGAGACTTTGTACCCAGTGCTCTAGCTTTTCTGATGAATGGAGAGCCTGAGATAGTTAAGAACTTTCTCGTGAAGACCCTTCATCTTCAAGGGTGGGAAAAAAGGATAGATAGATTCAAGCTAGGGGAAGGTGCAATGCCTGCTAGCTTCAAAGTTCTTCATGATCCTGTGCGCAAATCAGACACAATTATTGCAGATTTTGGAGAGAGTGCCATTGGTAGAGTTGCTCCAGTTGACTCTGGATTCTGGTGGATCATTCTGCTCCGTGCATATACCAAATCTACTGGGGATTTATCTCTAGCTGAGACACCTGAATGTCAGAAAGGGATGAGGCTCATACTTACTCTTTGTCTTTCAGAAGGATTTGATACATTCCCAACCCTACTTTGTGCTGATGGATGCTCTATGATTGATCGAAGAATG GGTATTTATGGTTATCCTATTGAAATTCAAGCACTTTTCTTTATGGCATTGAGGTGTGCTTTATCAATGTTGAAACATGATGCTGAAGGCAAAGAATGCATTGAAAGAATTGTGAAGCGTTTGCATGCTTTGAGTTATCACATGCGGAGTTACTTCTGGCTTGACTTCCAACAACTAAATgatatttatagatataaaactGAGGAGTATTCTCACACTGCAGTAAACAAGTTCAATGTTATTCCTGATTCCATCCCGGACTGGGTGTTTGATTTTATGCCAACACGAGGTGGCTACTTTATTGGCAATGTTAGTCCTGCGAGGATGGATTTCCGATGGTTTTGTTTAGGTAATTGTATAGCAATTCTATCTTCTCTTGCAACTCCGGAGCAATCAATGGCTATAATGGACCTTATTGAGGCCCGTTGGGATGAGCTTGTTGGAGAAATGCCTCTAAAAATATCTTATCCTGCGATAGAAAGTCATGAATGGCGAATTGTAACTGGTTGTGACCCTAAGAACACAAGATGGAGTTATCACAATGGAGGATCTTGGCCAG TGCTTTTGTGGTTGCTGACAGCTGCTTGCATCAAAACGGGAAGGCCACAAATTGCAAGACGCGCAATAGACCTTGCTGAGACACGCTTGTTGAAAGATGGGTGGCCAGAATATTATGACGGCAAACTTGGGAGATATGTCGGTAAACAGGCTAGGAAGTATCAGACATGGTCAATAGCAGGATATTTAGTGGCAAAAATGATGATGGAGGATCCGTCGCACTTGGGGATGATTTCTTTGGAGGAGGACAAACAGATGAAACCATTGATAAAAAGATCATCTTCTTGGACTTgctaa
- the LOC121225031 gene encoding protein TIC 214-like, which translates to MMILKYFIPGNLISLYMTMINSVVMVGLYYGFLTTLSLGPSYIFLLRARVMEEREEGTEKRVSATTGFIAGQLMMFISIYYVPLHLALGKSHTITVLALPYLLFHFFWNNHKDFFDHRRPTRNSMRNLSIQCVFLNNQIIQLFDHLILPSSMLARLVNIYMFRCNNNMLFVTSSFVV; encoded by the coding sequence atgatgattttaaaatattttataccaGGGAATCTAATATCCTTATACATGACGATGATCAATTCGGTCGTTATGGTCGGACTCTATTATGGATTTCTGACCACACTATCCTTAGGTCCCTCTTATATCTTCCTTCTACGAGCTCGAGTAatggaagaaagagaagaaggaaCCGAGAAGAGAGTATCAGCAACAACTGGGTTTATTGCAGGCCAGCTCATGATGTTCATATCAATCTACTATGTACCTTTGCATTTAGCATTGGGTAAATCTCATACAATAACTGTCCTAGCTCTACCGTatcttttgtttcatttcttcTGGAACAATCACAAAGACTTTTTTGATCATAGACGTCCTACTAGAAATTCAATGCGTAATCTTAGCATTCAATGTGTATTCCTGAATAatcaaattattcaattattcGACCATTTAATTTTACCAAGTTCAATGTTAGCCAGATTAGTCAACATCTATATGTTTCGATGCAACAACAATATGTTATTTGTAACAAGtagttttgttgtttga